In Vibrio alginolyticus NBRC 15630 = ATCC 17749, the sequence CTGACGATCTGCTAAAGATGATTGAAGCGGCAACAGAAGCAGGTTTCAAAATGGAAATCGCCAGTGGTTTTCGTGACTTTAATCGCCAAAAAGCCATCTGGAACGGGAAGTTTTCTGGTGAGTTGCCAATTCTCGACATCAACTCCCGCCCTTTGAATAAAGCAGAGTTAAATGACAAAGAGAAATTGATGGCCATTTTGCGCTGGTCGGCATTGCCCGGAGGAAGTCGTCATCATTGGGGTTGTGATTTTGATGTCTATGCGCACAATTTATTGCCTGCTGACACAAGACTCAAGTTGGAACCTTGGGAGTATCTTGAAGGCCACCAGCAGGCGTTCAACCAATGGTTAAAAGCCAACCTTGGTCGGTTCGGTTTCTTCTTTCCTTATCAACATGATTTAGGTGGCGTTTCGATTGAGCCTTGGCACATTAGTCACCGCGCTGTCGGGCAGCAATGCCTCGAGCAGTTGACGCTTGATGTACTCAGAAGCCAGTTGATTAAACAAAATCAGACCGACAACATTGCAGGGATTGACGTCATACTGAATAATTTGGATAACGTCGTTGCCAAATTTATTCACAATATCACGCCGCCGGAGGCTCTATGATAGAAATACTAACCAATCCTTGGGTCATTATTATTGTAGTGTTGAGCGTGGTCATTGGTAATATTGCCGCACTCAAATATACCGCAAAAATGAAGTTTGGTCAGATGGATAAAAGCCGTAAGAACGATTTAGATAAGCTGAACACATTGGATAAACAGCGCTACGCTGAAGAAGATAAAAACAAAAACGAGCCTCGTTAGTTACTCACCAGCTTCATCTCGACACATTTAATCTAAACATCAAAAAAGGGACCACTAGGTCCCTTTTCTATCATTAAGTAAACACGCCGCGTTAAGCTCGCTTTGTTTACTGCTTCACTGTTGCAGCCAATACAGGCGCTAGTGATTTCAAAAACTCTTCTTCTACTGGCTTGCCAGAGGAGTCGGTGATATTGATAGACGTACGGTTGCCTAAATCACCAAGTAAGAATGTGTACTTACCAGCGGCTAACTCCACTGGTTTAACGCCGATATCGTTCCAGAATTCATCATCCGGAGATGCATATTTCGCAGTGATTGTGCCCTGAGACTGGCTACGCTCTTCAATCTTAAAGCCCATCTTAGGTAGAATATTAGGCAGACGTTGCCAAAGCATGTTGTATTGCGCACGCGCGATAATCACTGGAAGTCCGCTGCGGTCTTTACCCATTGTGATTGGGATCTGTTTAACCAACTCTTGCGCTTTACGCTGTGCTTCTTCACGCACTTCTTGATCGTAGCGAGCGGTGACCAAGTTCGTCATGAACACATTGTAGCGCTCACGGTTGGTCGCCGTTACTTCTTTCACTTGATTGCCTTCACGCCAGTCAATAAGGCTCACCTTAAAGCCGTGTCGACCATTTGCTTCAGCGCGTACGATTTCATATCGGCTGCCAATTTCTAGCTCTTCATCTGGCGAATCCCAAGTCACCCATCCTGTCTCGATGCGAGAGTCTGTTTGGCTTTCAACTGGAATCTCGTTAGCCGCGACCATGTTTTGCACCGTTTGCCAAACTTTATCTAGTTCATCTTTACGAAGTAGCCAAAGTGTCACTTCACCATCACTACTGCGGTCTAGACGTGCACCGGGAATAAGCTCTAGGACTTGTTGAGGTGGACGAATGTCGACATCTTTACCGACACCACCAGCGTAGTTACCCTGAGGGATCTCGTAGTTAGGGTAAAACTGAGGCTGTGCACCCTTTGGGACATTCCACTCACCCAAATTTGGGGAGTTCAAATACTCGAAGTCATCTTTTGCTTGACGACGTTGATTGGCACCACCTGAACAGGCAGTCAATACGAATACAGCTAATGAACTTAACACTAACTGGCTTGAAAGCTTCATCTATACTCCTAAAACACCGAGGGCGCTTTGGCCCCCAGTATGAACTTCAATCCTAGTAACTCAATCTTAATAGCTCAATCTTAATAGCTCAATCTTAATAAATATGGGCGTCTGTTAGCGCCTGCTCGACGATCGGCTGCGATTTTTCAGAAAGCGTAGTTAAAGGAAGACGCAAACCACCTTCTTCAATCAAACCAAGCTTTTGCGCTGCCCATTTTACTGGGATAGGGCTTGCTTCGATGAAAAGGTTTTTGTGTAGAGTCATCAAGCGTTGGTTAATCGCTTCTGCTTCTTCGTACTTACCTTCACTTGCCAAATGGAACATGTCTGCCATGTCTTTAGCTGCAATATTGTTCGTTACCGAGATAACACCATTGCCGCCAAGTTTCACAAAATCCAGCCCTGTCGCATCATCGCCACTTAGTAAGATAAAATCTTCGCCACAAAGTTCACGATGAATTGCAATTCGTTCCAAATCGCCCGTTGCATCTTTTAGAGCCACGATATTATCAAGCTTTGACAAGCGTGCCACTGTTTCTGGCTGCATATCAACAGCAGTACGGCCTGGTACGTTGTACAAAATTAGAGGCACATCACTCGCTTCGGCAATTGCCTTGTAATGTAGAAACAAACCCTCTTGAGTTGGTTTGTTGTAATACGGTGTCACACTCAGGAAGCCAGCAATACCAGAATCAGCCAGTAATTTGCTAAATGTTACTGCCTCATGGGTAGCATTTGCACCCGTGCCAGCAATCACAGGGATGCGACCGTCGGCAAACTCAACAGTTTTATTAACGACCTTTACATGCTCTTCAATGGTCAGTGTCGCTGACTCACCTGTTGTGCCTACTGCCACAATACCGTCTGTACCCGCTTCAACGTGGTACTCTACTAGCTTTTGCAGACCATCAAAGTCTACTTCGCCATCTGCTTTGAATG encodes:
- a CDS encoding M15 family metallopeptidase, which encodes MTPEQLTGITDSHLQSTLVDQKAFLLHPEVADDLLKMIEAATEAGFKMEIASGFRDFNRQKAIWNGKFSGELPILDINSRPLNKAELNDKEKLMAILRWSALPGGSRHHWGCDFDVYAHNLLPADTRLKLEPWEYLEGHQQAFNQWLKANLGRFGFFFPYQHDLGGVSIEPWHISHRAVGQQCLEQLTLDVLRSQLIKQNQTDNIAGIDVILNNLDNVVAKFIHNITPPEAL
- a CDS encoding DUF2897 family protein, with product MIEILTNPWVIIIVVLSVVIGNIAALKYTAKMKFGQMDKSRKNDLDKLNTLDKQRYAEEDKNKNEPR
- the bamC gene encoding outer membrane protein assembly factor BamC, which translates into the protein MKLSSQLVLSSLAVFVLTACSGGANQRRQAKDDFEYLNSPNLGEWNVPKGAQPQFYPNYEIPQGNYAGGVGKDVDIRPPQQVLELIPGARLDRSSDGEVTLWLLRKDELDKVWQTVQNMVAANEIPVESQTDSRIETGWVTWDSPDEELEIGSRYEIVRAEANGRHGFKVSLIDWREGNQVKEVTATNRERYNVFMTNLVTARYDQEVREEAQRKAQELVKQIPITMGKDRSGLPVIIARAQYNMLWQRLPNILPKMGFKIEERSQSQGTITAKYASPDDEFWNDIGVKPVELAAGKYTFLLGDLGNRTSINITDSSGKPVEEEFLKSLAPVLAATVKQ
- the dapA gene encoding 4-hydroxy-tetrahydrodipicolinate synthase, whose translation is MFSGSIVALITPFKADGEVDFDGLQKLVEYHVEAGTDGIVAVGTTGESATLTIEEHVKVVNKTVEFADGRIPVIAGTGANATHEAVTFSKLLADSGIAGFLSVTPYYNKPTQEGLFLHYKAIAEASDVPLILYNVPGRTAVDMQPETVARLSKLDNIVALKDATGDLERIAIHRELCGEDFILLSGDDATGLDFVKLGGNGVISVTNNIAAKDMADMFHLASEGKYEEAEAINQRLMTLHKNLFIEASPIPVKWAAQKLGLIEEGGLRLPLTTLSEKSQPIVEQALTDAHIY